In the genome of Thermus antranikianii DSM 12462, the window AAGGGCCCTCGAGGCCCTTTGGCGGCGGGTGGGAGTGAAAGAGCACCTGGCTCCCAGGCTGGGCCTGGCTCCCGAGGCCTACGCGGAGGCCTTGGAATCCCTCCTCCAGGAGGAAGCCCTTTTGGCGGACAGGGAGCGGGAGCTATCCCGCCTGATGGAGGTGCAAGGGCGGCTAAGGGAGAAGGAAGAAGCCCTGAACCGAGTTAGGGAGGCCTTGGAGGCCTTGGTGGAGGAGGGGGGGCAGGCTCGAGCCCAGGTGGAGGCCCTGGAGAAGGCTCTTAAGGGTGCGGAAGCCCACCGGCTTCGGCAGGAGCTAGAGGAGCTAAGGAGGAGGCGGGAGTTTTTGGAGGAGGAAAAAAAGCGCCTCGAGGCGGAACTTGCCCAGCTGGCCAAGGAGGAAAGGCGCCTGGGGCTTCTCGCCTACCGCGATCTTTTGCAGCCGGGGGAGCCTTGTCCCTTGTGCGGGGGTGTGGTGCATGTCCTTCCCCATTCCCAAGAGAACCGAGGGCTTTCGGACCTGAGGAGGAGGCGGGAGGAAGGGGAGAAGGCCCTTAAGGGGGTCCTGACCCGGCTTGGGGCCGTGGCGGAGGAGGAAAGGGCCAAGCAGGAGGCCCTGGAGACCCTGGGCGTGGAGCCCATCCCCGGGGATCCCAAGGAGCTGGAAGGGAAGCTTCAGGAAGCGCAGGCGAGGCTTCAGGAGCTAAGGGAAAAGTACCGGGAAAAACAGGGGGAGGCCCGGGCCCTCGAGGAGGAGGTGAAGCGACTCTCCCAGGAGAAGGAGCGTTTGCGCCAGGGGTTTTCCCGCCTGGAGGGGGAGGCGGAAATGGCCTGGGAAAAGACCCGGGAAGCCCTGGCCTCCCTACGCCAGGAGAAGGAGGCCTTGGCGGCCGGGCTTTACCGCCTGCTTTGGGAGAGGACGGGGGGCGAGCCGGTAGGGGAGTATATCGGGAAGCTCGCCCGGAGGGTGGAGGAGCTGGAGGAAAAGGAAAGACAAGACCGGGATCTCGCCCGGGCCTGGGAGGAAGCCTACCGGACCCTGGCGGGGCTTTTGGCCCAGGAGGAAGAGCAGCGAAAGGCCCTCGAGGAGGCCAAGGGCCGGGTGGTGGGCCTGATGCCCGAGGAGGAGGCCAAGGCCCTTTACCTTCCCCCAAAGGAGCGGGAGGCCCTGGCGGAGAGGATCCGGGTGCACCGGGAGGAGCTTGCCCAGGTGGAAGCCCTCCTGGAGGAGGTGGAGCGGGAGGCCAGGGCTCGCTTCCCCGGTTCCCTTCCCCCTTTGGCGGAGGTGGAGGCCCGCTTGCGGCGGGAAGAGGAAAGGCTTTCTCAGGTACAGGGGAGCCTCGAGGCCAGGATGGGAGAAAGGGCTGTTTTGGAGGAGCGGCTTAAGGAGATGGGGGAAAGGTTAAAGCGCCGCCGGGAGCTGGAAGCCCGCCTGGCGGAGGTGGTGCGGGAGATGGACCTCTGGGAGAAGCTGGCCTTTGACCTCCAGCTGAATAACTTTCCCGCCTACCTCCTGGGCCTTAGGCAGAGGAACCTGGTGGAGCGGGCGGATGAGCTCATGGCTACCCTTTCCTCCGGGCGCTACCGCCTGCGTTCCAAGGAGGACGAGTACCAGGTCCTGGACCTCTGGACCGAGGCGGTGCGCCCGGTTAAGACCCTTTCCGGGGGAGAAAGCTTCCTGGCAAGCCTCTCCTTAGCCCTGGCCCTTTCCGAGGAGCTTTCCCGGGGGCGGCTTGGGGCTTTGTTTTTGGACGAGGGCTTCGGTACCCTGGACCCGGAAACCCTCGAGGTGGTGGCGGGGGTACTGGAGGCGCTTCCCACCCGGGGGCGGCTGGTGGGCATCGTTACCCATGTGGAGGCCCTGGCGGAAAGGCTTCCCGCCAGGCTCGTGGTGCGCAAGCATCCCTCCGGGAGCCGAGTGGAGTGGGCTTAGGGACCGGCTGGGGTTAGGGATGGAATCCGGGGAACCTAGGGATGGCCTTCCCGGTTGCCCTTTCTTGACTTGGTTCAAAACTCCTTATACACTTCGAGCGGAGGTGAACAATGAAGCGGTTTCTAGCCTTCCTTTTGTTCCTGGGTTTGGCCCTGGCCCAGGGCCTCGAGGCCGTTTGGAAGGCAGTGGAGGTTCCGGGTGGCGTATGCTCCGATGGTTCCCCCTACCGGTTCTACGTAAGCCCGGGGGATCCCAAAAAGGTGGTCATCGACTTCCAGGGGGGTGGGGCCTGCTGGAACGCCGCCACCTGCGGCCCGCAAAGCCAGACCTACCGCAAGCGGGTGGATGTGCAGGAGCTTCTTCTGGCCCAGGGCATCTACAACCGCCTGAGCGTGGCCAACCCCTTCTACGGCTGGACCCATGTCTTCGTGCCCTACTGCACGGGGGATCTCCACGTGGGCCGGGCCACGGTGGACTACGGGGGCTTCAAGGTCCACCACCAGGGGGCCAGGAACGCCCTGGCGGCCTTGGAGTACGTCTTCCGCAACCACCCGGACCCGGAAAAGGTCTTTGTGACCGGCTGCTCCGCCGGGGCCTATGGGGCGGTGTTCTGGGCGGATAAGGTGCTTTCCACCTACAAAAACGCCCGGGTGGCCGTCTGCGGGGACGCTGGGGTGGGGGTGCGCACCCCGGACTTCCCGGGGTTTGGCGTGTGGAACCCGCGCCTGCCGGAGCTTCCCGGCTTGCCCCCGAACCCCCAGGTGGCCGAGATCTACCTGGCCCTGGCCAAGGCCTTCCCCAAGGCCCAAATCGCCCAGTACACCACCCTTTTGGACGGCACCCAGATCTTCTTCTACGGGCTGATGAAGGGGGAGCGGGCTCCTTCGGAGGCCACGGCCCGGGAGTGGGCGGAAGGGGCCCTGAGGGCGGTCCTGGCCCCGGCCCAGGCGGAAAACTACACCTTCTACCTGGCCCCGGGTGGCCAGCACTGCATCCTGCCCCGGCCGGAGCTCTACACCTTGAAGGTGGGGGAGGTGTCCTTCCTGGAGTGGCTTAGGGCCCTGGCGGAGGGGAAGGCGGCGCCTAGGGTGCGCCCCTGAGGCCGAAGGCGGCGAACCATGCCTTAAGCTCCGGGTCCTGCTCCAGCAGGATCGCGTGCCCCTTTTTCCGGTCCAGGGGGGCGGCCTCGAGGAAGGCCAGGAGGAGGCCGTCCCCCTTCCTTTCCAGGATTTCCCGGGACTTCAGCGTGAACTGGGCCTGGAACCAGAGGGCGCTTTTCAGGTCCCCCCGCCTCCTCTCGTAGGCGGAAAGGCTTCGCCTGTCCGGTTCCAGGCGGCTTAGGTAGCGGCTAAAGGCCAGGAGGGATTCCGCTAGGTCCGGCCTGGCCTTAGCCAGGCCCAAGAGGAAGAGGTAGTTGGCGAAGAACTCGTCCAGCCACCTTACCCCCGCCCTCAGGCGCCAGGCCACCTGCAGGGCGTGGGCGTACTCGTGGCCCAGGTTCAGGTCCAAGAAGGAGGGGATTTCCATGGGAGGAGGCCCTAGGGGAAGCAGGACCTCCCGGAAACGGTGGAGGAGCCTTTCGGGGTAGGTGAGGGGGGCAAAGAGGGAAAGCCTTCCCCCCTCGCTTCGCTGGAAGGCCAGGCCGTAGGGGTAGGGCACCAGGGCCCGCCAGTCCCCCTCAGAGAGCACGTAAAGGGTCACGG includes:
- a CDS encoding pectin acetylesterase-family hydrolase; this translates as MKRFLAFLLFLGLALAQGLEAVWKAVEVPGGVCSDGSPYRFYVSPGDPKKVVIDFQGGGACWNAATCGPQSQTYRKRVDVQELLLAQGIYNRLSVANPFYGWTHVFVPYCTGDLHVGRATVDYGGFKVHHQGARNALAALEYVFRNHPDPEKVFVTGCSAGAYGAVFWADKVLSTYKNARVAVCGDAGVGVRTPDFPGFGVWNPRLPELPGLPPNPQVAEIYLALAKAFPKAQIAQYTTLLDGTQIFFYGLMKGERAPSEATAREWAEGALRAVLAPAQAENYTFYLAPGGQHCILPRPELYTLKVGEVSFLEWLRALAEGKAAPRVRP
- a CDS encoding AAA family ATPase, which codes for MRPLRLELEGFGPYRELQGVDFSDVELFAITGPTGSGKSTLLDAMAFALYGVVPRVGRNVGSLVHPGASEARVRLTFQVGGRVYRVERVRGKRSEGRLFELGPVGERLLPLETLDALNRALEELLGLTYEAFTRALLLPQGEFDRFLKGEAKERRRILLDLFELTRLERAREKAASRKAALMEEKGRLEGELAGLLGVSLEAKENLERDLADLTREIARLQNEKRRLEEAVLELKGLQALLLRKGELEGRLGRLKAEASRMAEVEERLKKASEAEAALPLWQDLRRKEEALAATAQELQRVRARLAQLEGDRRALAFDPEALKEAQRALLQAEGLRALEALWRRVGVKEHLAPRLGLAPEAYAEALESLLQEEALLADRERELSRLMEVQGRLREKEEALNRVREALEALVEEGGQARAQVEALEKALKGAEAHRLRQELEELRRRREFLEEEKKRLEAELAQLAKEERRLGLLAYRDLLQPGEPCPLCGGVVHVLPHSQENRGLSDLRRRREEGEKALKGVLTRLGAVAEEERAKQEALETLGVEPIPGDPKELEGKLQEAQARLQELREKYREKQGEARALEEEVKRLSQEKERLRQGFSRLEGEAEMAWEKTREALASLRQEKEALAAGLYRLLWERTGGEPVGEYIGKLARRVEELEEKERQDRDLARAWEEAYRTLAGLLAQEEEQRKALEEAKGRVVGLMPEEEAKALYLPPKEREALAERIRVHREELAQVEALLEEVEREARARFPGSLPPLAEVEARLRREEERLSQVQGSLEARMGERAVLEERLKEMGERLKRRRELEARLAEVVREMDLWEKLAFDLQLNNFPAYLLGLRQRNLVERADELMATLSSGRYRLRSKEDEYQVLDLWTEAVRPVKTLSGGESFLASLSLALALSEELSRGRLGALFLDEGFGTLDPETLEVVAGVLEALPTRGRLVGIVTHVEALAERLPARLVVRKHPSGSRVEWA